One Orrella dioscoreae genomic window carries:
- a CDS encoding MacB family efflux pump subunit — protein MALIDIRKLRREFPAGEQTIAVLKDVDVSIEAGEMVAIVGASGSGKSTLMNILGCLDRPTSGSYLYDGRDTGAMGPDELAQLRREHFGFIFQRYHLLPDLTARGNVEMPAVYAGRTSGDRAERARALLQRLGLSERDEHRPGQLSGGQQQRVSIARALMNGGEVILADEPTGALDTHTGHEVMAILKELNAAGHTIIIVTHDMNVANNAQRIIEIRDGEIVADTRRGEAPAPLPDPAAEAPRARNANPLRAVLDRAAEALRMALIAMNAHRLRTLLTMLGIVIGIAAVVSVVALGEGSRRKILADISAIGTNTIDIYPGKDFGDEKASSIRTLVPADAQALARQPYADSVTPTANTSTTLRYRNVSVTGTVSGVGEQHFRVRGLQLMQGQAFDALSVQRSAQEVVIDENTRNRLFGAQVDPVGQIILLGTMPARVIGVTRKQESAFGGSGETLNVWVPYTTAMGRLMGQQHLSSITVRVGDAFQTKDAEAAIVKLMTERHGIKDFFVFNTDAIRQTVENTTATMTLLVSMIALISLIVGGIGVMNIMLVSVTERTREIGVRMAVGARRSDILQQFLIEAVLVCLLGGLIGIGLSLGIGALFDSAGTGFTMVYSTASMVAAFITCTLIGVIFGFLPARSASRLDPVDALMRE, from the coding sequence ATGGCGCTCATCGACATCCGCAAGCTGCGGCGGGAGTTTCCCGCTGGCGAGCAGACCATTGCCGTGCTCAAGGACGTGGACGTGTCCATCGAGGCGGGCGAGATGGTCGCCATCGTCGGGGCCTCGGGCTCGGGCAAGTCCACGCTGATGAACATCCTGGGCTGCCTGGACCGTCCCACCAGCGGCAGCTATCTCTATGACGGGCGCGATACCGGCGCGATGGGGCCGGACGAACTGGCGCAACTGCGCCGCGAGCATTTCGGCTTCATCTTCCAGCGCTATCACCTGCTGCCCGACCTGACGGCGCGCGGCAACGTGGAAATGCCTGCGGTCTATGCCGGCCGCACCAGCGGCGACCGCGCCGAGCGCGCCCGCGCGCTGCTGCAGCGCCTGGGCCTGTCCGAACGCGACGAGCACCGGCCCGGGCAACTGTCCGGCGGCCAGCAGCAGCGCGTGAGCATCGCGCGCGCGCTGATGAACGGCGGCGAGGTGATCCTGGCCGACGAGCCCACCGGCGCGCTCGACACGCACACCGGCCATGAAGTCATGGCCATCCTGAAGGAACTGAACGCCGCGGGCCACACCATCATCATCGTCACGCACGATATGAACGTGGCCAACAACGCCCAGCGCATCATCGAGATCCGTGACGGCGAGATCGTGGCCGACACGCGACGCGGCGAGGCGCCCGCGCCCTTGCCGGACCCGGCCGCCGAGGCGCCGCGCGCGCGCAACGCCAATCCCCTGCGCGCCGTGCTGGACCGCGCGGCCGAAGCCCTGCGCATGGCGCTCATCGCCATGAACGCGCATCGGCTGCGCACCTTGCTGACCATGCTGGGCATCGTCATCGGCATCGCGGCGGTGGTGTCGGTGGTGGCGCTGGGCGAGGGCTCGCGCCGCAAGATCCTGGCGGACATCAGCGCCATCGGCACCAACACCATCGACATCTATCCGGGCAAGGATTTCGGCGACGAGAAAGCCTCGTCCATCCGCACGCTGGTGCCCGCGGACGCACAGGCCCTGGCGCGCCAGCCCTATGCCGACAGCGTGACCCCCACGGCGAACACCTCCACCACGCTGCGCTACCGCAACGTGTCCGTCACCGGCACGGTCAGTGGCGTGGGCGAGCAGCACTTCCGCGTGCGGGGGCTGCAGCTCATGCAGGGCCAGGCCTTCGATGCGCTCAGCGTGCAGCGCAGCGCGCAGGAGGTCGTGATCGACGAGAACACGCGCAACCGGCTGTTCGGCGCGCAGGTGGACCCTGTCGGCCAGATCATCCTGCTGGGCACCATGCCGGCGCGCGTGATCGGCGTCACGCGCAAGCAGGAGAGCGCATTCGGCGGCAGCGGCGAGACGCTGAACGTCTGGGTGCCCTACACCACGGCCATGGGCCGCCTGATGGGGCAGCAGCACCTGAGCAGCATCACCGTGCGCGTGGGCGACGCCTTCCAGACCAAGGACGCCGAGGCCGCCATCGTCAAGCTGATGACCGAACGCCACGGCATCAAGGACTTCTTCGTCTTCAACACGGACGCCATCCGCCAGACGGTGGAGAACACCACGGCCACCATGACGCTGCTGGTGTCGATGATCGCGTTGATCTCGCTCATCGTGGGGGGCATCGGCGTCATGAACATCATGCTGGTGTCGGTCACAGAGCGCACGCGCGAGATCGGCGTGCGCATGGCGGTGGGCGCGCGGCGCAGCGACATCCTGCAACAGTTCCTCATCGAGGCCGTGCTGGTCTGCCTGCTGGGCGGGCTGATCGGCATCGGGCTGTCGCTGGGCATTGGCGCCTTGTTCGACAGCGCCGGCACCGGCTTCACCATGGTCTATTCCACCGCCTCGATGGTGGCGGCCTTCATCACCTGCACCCTCATCGGCGTGATCTTCGGTTTCCTGCCCGCGCGCAGCGCGTCGCGGCTGGACCCGGTGGATGCCTTGATGCGGGAATGA
- the macA gene encoding macrolide transporter subunit MacA, translating to MTRILTPKRRKLLWIVLILLALAILLRFTLLRPKPPAPPSTASVTVTDLEDAVLASGKLEAIRQVSVGAQVSGQLKSLKVALGDRVKAGQLVAEIDSMTQQNELRNAEAGLNTVRAQRRAKEATLKQATLVFKRQAAMLKQDATSREEYETAEATLGVTRAEIAQLDAQIAQAEIQADTARVNLGYTRIASPIDGVVVAIVTKEGQTVSAMQTAPTIIKVAQVDTMTVKAQISEADVVRVRPGQKVYFTILGEPDARHYGELRAVEPAPDSIQQDDSNSLLTSSSSSTSTSAAVYYNGLFDVPNPEETLRISMTAQVNIVLSEAKGARVVPSAALGARGKDGRYTVRVLGADGQVAERQIRVGINNNVSAQVLEGLEEGEKVVVGSVPGAAAAPAGGQPPGPPPGA from the coding sequence ATGACTCGCATACTGACTCCCAAGCGCCGCAAACTCCTGTGGATCGTCCTGATCCTGCTGGCGTTGGCCATTCTCCTGCGCTTCACGCTCCTGCGTCCCAAGCCGCCGGCGCCGCCGTCCACGGCGTCCGTCACCGTGACGGACCTGGAAGACGCCGTGCTGGCCAGCGGCAAGCTCGAAGCCATCCGGCAGGTGAGCGTGGGGGCGCAGGTGTCGGGGCAGTTGAAGTCCTTGAAGGTGGCGCTGGGTGATCGGGTGAAGGCCGGACAGCTGGTGGCCGAGATCGACTCGATGACGCAGCAGAACGAACTGCGCAATGCCGAGGCGGGCCTGAACACCGTGCGCGCGCAGCGCCGGGCCAAGGAAGCCACGCTGAAGCAGGCGACGCTGGTGTTCAAGCGCCAGGCCGCGATGCTGAAGCAGGACGCCACCTCGCGCGAAGAATACGAAACCGCCGAGGCCACGCTGGGCGTCACGCGCGCCGAGATCGCGCAGCTGGACGCCCAGATCGCGCAGGCCGAGATCCAGGCGGACACGGCCCGCGTCAACCTGGGCTACACGCGCATCGCCTCGCCGATCGACGGCGTGGTGGTGGCCATCGTTACCAAGGAAGGCCAGACGGTCAGCGCCATGCAGACCGCGCCCACCATCATCAAGGTGGCGCAGGTCGACACCATGACGGTGAAGGCGCAGATTTCCGAGGCCGACGTGGTGCGGGTGCGGCCGGGCCAGAAGGTCTACTTCACCATCCTGGGCGAACCCGATGCGCGTCACTATGGCGAACTGCGCGCCGTCGAACCGGCGCCCGATTCGATCCAGCAGGACGACAGCAATTCGCTGCTGACGTCGTCTTCGTCGAGCACGAGCACCAGCGCCGCCGTCTACTACAACGGCCTGTTCGACGTGCCCAACCCGGAAGAGACGCTGCGTATCTCCATGACCGCGCAGGTCAACATCGTGCTGTCGGAAGCCAAGGGCGCACGCGTGGTGCCGTCGGCGGCGCTGGGCGCGCGCGGCAAGGATGGCCGCTACACCGTGCGCGTGCTGGGCGCGGATGGCCAAGTCGCCGAGCGCCAGATCCGTGTGGGCATCAACAACAACGTGTCGGCGCAGGTGCTCGAAGGCCTGGAAGAGGGCGAGAAGGTCGTCGTCGGCTCGGTGCCTGGCGCCGCCGCGGCGCCCGCTGGCGGCCAGCCGCCCGGCCCGCCGCCGGGGGCGTAA
- a CDS encoding peptidoglycan DD-metalloendopeptidase family protein, giving the protein MSAQFALTASLISRLRRFASVGIVLLLAACASTPPTPEGFYRVQRGDTLTRIARDNGQTVRALMNMNGIKDPNAIDVGQLIRVRSGATASTSSGGSATGGKPQTTQPPVRTPRPTTTPARSISLAWPAEGKLARGFNGASHNGLTIANTAGTPVTAAAAGTVAYSGSGLRGYGNMIIVRHDGQYLSIYAHNRKLLVSEGQKVTRGQRIAEMGNSDSSQVGLYFELRYDGKSVDPTRFLPKR; this is encoded by the coding sequence GTGTCTGCTCAATTCGCCCTTACCGCCTCTCTCATTTCCCGCCTTCGCCGCTTCGCCAGCGTGGGTATCGTGCTGTTGCTGGCCGCCTGCGCCAGCACGCCGCCGACGCCGGAAGGGTTCTATCGGGTCCAGCGCGGCGACACCCTGACGCGCATTGCGCGCGACAACGGGCAGACCGTGCGGGCGCTGATGAACATGAACGGCATCAAGGACCCGAACGCCATCGACGTGGGACAACTGATCCGCGTGCGCAGCGGCGCCACGGCCAGCACGTCGTCGGGCGGATCGGCAACCGGCGGCAAGCCGCAGACCACGCAACCGCCCGTGCGCACGCCGCGCCCCACGACCACGCCGGCGCGCAGCATCTCGCTGGCCTGGCCGGCCGAGGGCAAGCTGGCGCGTGGTTTCAATGGCGCCAGCCACAACGGCCTGACCATCGCCAATACCGCCGGCACGCCGGTGACGGCCGCCGCCGCGGGCACCGTGGCCTATTCCGGCAGCGGCTTGCGCGGCTACGGCAACATGATCATCGTGCGCCACGATGGACAGTACCTCTCCATCTATGCCCACAACCGCAAGCTGCTGGTCTCCGAGGGCCAGAAGGTCACGCGGGGCCAGCGCATCGCGGAAATGGGCAACAGCGACAGCAGCCAGGTCGGGCTGTATTTCGAGCTGCGCTACGACGGCAAGTCGGTCGACCCGACCCGCTTCCTGCCCAAGCGCTGA
- a CDS encoding TetR/AcrR family transcriptional regulator — protein MGSTQDDARLKVARLAAALFLERGLAGTSGDDIAEAAGISKRTVWRYFRTKESCVEPLFAQSWQRFVAGLRRWPRDMPLEPHLADCFDVRHQSVEEISDGLLIVLLIAKLPDEPGLRSTWLLSYQGGEAEMAAIIADRLGLSPTDFDVRLCAVAVMGAVRTIDETISQAAIRDRQVFTPEDVVAQMSRAIRAVSHLPFCDPVVPKPFGEKGTKS, from the coding sequence ATGGGATCGACGCAAGACGATGCGCGCCTGAAGGTGGCGCGGCTGGCGGCTGCGTTGTTTCTGGAGCGGGGCCTCGCGGGCACCAGCGGCGACGACATCGCCGAGGCCGCGGGCATTTCCAAGCGCACGGTATGGCGCTATTTCCGTACCAAGGAAAGCTGCGTCGAACCGCTCTTCGCCCAATCGTGGCAACGGTTCGTGGCCGGCCTGCGCCGTTGGCCGCGCGACATGCCGCTCGAGCCGCACCTGGCGGATTGCTTCGACGTCAGGCACCAGTCGGTGGAGGAAATCTCCGATGGCCTGCTGATCGTCCTGCTGATCGCCAAGCTGCCCGATGAACCCGGGCTGCGTTCCACCTGGCTGCTGTCCTATCAGGGGGGCGAAGCGGAAATGGCGGCCATCATCGCCGACCGCCTCGGCCTGTCGCCCACGGATTTCGACGTGCGGCTGTGCGCCGTTGCCGTCATGGGGGCGGTGCGGACCATCGACGAGACGATCAGCCAGGCCGCGATCCGGGACAGGCAGGTGTTCACGCCCGAGGACGTGGTGGCGCAGATGTCGCGCGCCATCCGCGCGGTCAGCCACCTGCCGTTCTGCGACCCCGTGGTGCCGAAGCCCTTCGGCGAAAAAGGGACCAAGTCATGA
- a CDS encoding DUF342 domain-containing protein, which yields MVDEKGLRFVLDEATRSVRACYAPGDEEENIGPESIAEALAEHGWDAAVLDQREMAQFLDACRRAEEPIQAVVGEVRDGALSLEITHDRMNALLTIEAPRGGLPVTAQQVRDMLVQRNVAFGIDDAQVEAAVAARACRDAVVARGLSPVQGRATRFESLLDALRRQPEPEAEDADDASALVDYRTLGDLLLVAPGTPLMRRVPAVQGIEGRDVLGNAIAPATLIDIPFPPGLSGSEPSADDPCLLVATVAGVPMPQAQGVNVNPLVEVDAVDLSTGNISFEGTLKVKGDIKTGMSVHVGGDVVVQGTIEAATVEAGGSVIVTGGIIGAPESTVTNPADGAAKTARITCGGSVQARFIDNAVISAGVNVAVKGEIRQSDVAAGQSIESGPPGSQQGVIAGGRCRALLLVRAGTIGSPAGVPTEVHVGVNPHAATRKAAIEQERHAVNEELGKLEKLLTFFQANPEKGEGGVADRVRNTMAAMVGKLQTLEADETALAAELSLTYSAVIHATRRFCGGTDLVVGVKRMQIIETTGVGGKAVLEEDEVVLR from the coding sequence ATGGTCGACGAAAAGGGGTTGCGCTTCGTCCTGGACGAGGCCACACGGTCCGTCAGGGCGTGTTACGCGCCAGGAGACGAAGAAGAAAACATCGGCCCGGAATCCATTGCCGAGGCGCTGGCCGAGCACGGCTGGGACGCCGCTGTCCTGGACCAGCGCGAAATGGCGCAGTTCCTGGATGCCTGCCGGCGCGCCGAAGAGCCCATCCAGGCGGTCGTCGGCGAGGTCCGCGATGGCGCGCTGTCGCTGGAAATCACGCATGACCGCATGAACGCCTTGCTGACGATCGAGGCGCCGCGCGGCGGTCTGCCGGTCACCGCACAGCAGGTGCGCGATATGCTGGTCCAGCGCAATGTCGCCTTCGGCATCGACGATGCCCAGGTCGAGGCCGCCGTCGCCGCCCGGGCCTGCCGCGATGCCGTGGTGGCACGCGGCCTGTCGCCTGTGCAGGGAAGGGCCACGCGTTTCGAGAGCCTGCTGGACGCGTTGCGGCGCCAACCCGAGCCCGAGGCCGAGGACGCCGACGACGCCTCGGCGCTGGTGGACTACCGCACCCTGGGCGACCTGCTGCTGGTCGCGCCGGGCACGCCGCTGATGCGGCGGGTGCCCGCGGTGCAAGGCATCGAGGGCCGCGATGTGCTGGGCAATGCCATTGCGCCTGCCACCCTCATCGACATTCCCTTCCCGCCGGGCCTGTCCGGGTCCGAACCCTCTGCCGATGATCCCTGCCTGCTGGTTGCCACCGTGGCCGGCGTGCCCATGCCGCAAGCGCAGGGGGTCAACGTGAACCCGCTGGTCGAGGTCGATGCCGTGGACCTGTCCACCGGCAACATCAGCTTCGAAGGCACGCTCAAGGTCAAAGGCGACATCAAGACCGGCATGTCGGTGCATGTCGGCGGCGATGTCGTCGTGCAAGGCACGATCGAAGCCGCCACGGTCGAGGCCGGCGGCAGCGTCATCGTCACGGGCGGCATCATCGGCGCACCGGAGTCGACCGTGACCAACCCCGCCGACGGCGCGGCCAAGACCGCGCGCATCACCTGTGGCGGGTCGGTGCAGGCGCGCTTCATCGACAACGCGGTGATCAGCGCGGGCGTCAACGTCGCGGTAAAGGGCGAGATCCGCCAAAGCGACGTCGCGGCCGGGCAAAGCATCGAATCCGGCCCGCCCGGCAGCCAGCAGGGTGTCATTGCCGGCGGCCGTTGCCGCGCGCTGTTGCTGGTGCGGGCAGGCACCATCGGTTCGCCCGCGGGCGTGCCCACCGAGGTGCACGTGGGCGTCAATCCGCATGCCGCCACGCGCAAGGCCGCCATCGAGCAGGAGCGCCACGCCGTCAACGAAGAGCTGGGCAAGCTGGAGAAGCTGCTGACCTTTTTCCAGGCGAACCCCGAGAAAGGCGAAGGCGGCGTTGCCGACCGCGTGCGCAACACCATGGCCGCCATGGTGGGCAAGCTGCAGACGCTGGAGGCCGACGAAACCGCGCTGGCTGCCGAACTCAGCCTGACCTACAGCGCCGTCATCCACGCCACGCGCCGCTTCTGCGGCGGCACCGACCTGGTCGTGGGCGTCAAGCGCATGCAGATCATCGAGACCACCGGCGTGGGCGGCAAGGCCGTCCTCGAGGAAGACGAGGTCGTGCTGCGCTGA
- a CDS encoding gamma-glutamylcyclotransferase encodes MPVNPSAAPIIVRPHPEIPLWSEAQRLASMNQALAQIQTGQEVWVFGYGSLIWRPDFPYAERRLATLHGHHRALCLWSREHRGTPECPGLVFGLDRGGSCRGVVYRLADEEIAHVFPQLWVREMTTGSYLPRWLNCQTEDGDVRALVFIMNREGPGYISELPLEEQLAIVRRASGGYGPCTDYVLETERALRRAGIQDRRLQTVARALEAQRHDLPEG; translated from the coding sequence ATGCCCGTGAATCCTTCAGCCGCGCCCATCATCGTCCGTCCTCACCCAGAGATCCCCTTGTGGAGCGAAGCCCAGCGCCTCGCCTCCATGAACCAGGCACTGGCCCAGATCCAGACCGGCCAGGAAGTCTGGGTTTTCGGCTACGGCTCCCTCATCTGGCGTCCCGACTTCCCCTACGCCGAACGGCGTCTTGCCACCCTGCACGGCCACCACCGTGCGCTGTGCCTGTGGTCGCGCGAGCACCGCGGCACGCCGGAATGCCCGGGACTGGTCTTCGGCCTGGATCGCGGCGGTTCGTGCCGCGGCGTGGTCTACCGGCTGGCCGACGAGGAAATCGCCCACGTCTTTCCGCAACTGTGGGTGCGCGAGATGACCACCGGCTCCTACCTGCCCCGCTGGCTCAACTGCCAGACCGAGGACGGCGACGTGCGCGCGCTGGTGTTCATCATGAATCGCGAAGGCCCGGGCTACATCAGCGAGTTGCCGCTGGAGGAACAGCTGGCCATCGTGCGCCGCGCCTCGGGCGGCTATGGCCCCTGCACCGATTACGTGCTGGAGACCGAACGCGCGCTGCGCCGTGCCGGCATCCAGGACCGGCGCCTGCAGACCGTGGCCCGGGCGCTGGAGGCGCAGCGTCACGATCTGCCGGAAGGCTGA
- the pdxH gene encoding pyridoxamine 5'-phosphate oxidase, which produces MSIADLRQTYDKNVLLEDQAASSPIDQFGLWFDQALAGKVPEPNAMTLATADAAGRPSARIVLLKGYDPDGFVFYTNYESRKGEDLAAQPWASLLFFWQALERQVRIEGPVEKVSAADSDAYYKVRPLGSRIGAWASKQSQPISRDELEARNAQYTASLGEDPPRPPHWGGYRLRPESMEFWQGRPSRLHDRLVYRRDDGGIWRVVRLSP; this is translated from the coding sequence ATGTCGATTGCCGACCTGCGCCAGACCTACGACAAGAACGTGCTGCTGGAAGATCAGGCAGCCAGTTCTCCCATTGATCAGTTCGGCCTGTGGTTCGACCAGGCCCTGGCCGGGAAGGTCCCCGAGCCGAACGCCATGACGCTGGCCACGGCCGATGCCGCCGGCCGGCCCTCCGCGCGCATCGTGCTGCTGAAGGGCTACGACCCCGACGGCTTCGTGTTCTATACCAACTACGAATCGCGCAAGGGCGAAGACCTGGCGGCACAGCCCTGGGCCAGCCTGCTGTTCTTCTGGCAAGCGCTGGAACGCCAGGTGCGCATCGAAGGACCGGTGGAAAAAGTCAGCGCCGCCGACTCCGACGCCTATTACAAGGTGCGCCCGCTGGGCTCGCGCATCGGCGCCTGGGCCTCGAAGCAGAGCCAGCCCATCAGCCGCGACGAACTGGAAGCCCGCAACGCGCAATACACGGCCTCGCTGGGCGAAGACCCGCCCCGGCCGCCGCATTGGGGCGGTTACCGCCTGCGGCCGGAAAGCATGGAATTCTGGCAGGGCCGCCCTTCCCGCCTGCATGACCGCCTGGTCTATCGCCGCGACGACGGCGGCATCTGGCGCGTCGTCCGTCTGTCGCCCTGA
- a CDS encoding flavin reductase family protein: MTATPTATDPAHFRTTLGRFATGVTIVTTRDAAGAPAGLTVSSFNSVSLEPPLVLWSLSLTSSSLPLFEQCDRYVVNVLAAGQLSLASRFARGTAAERFQDLTLAEAPGGAPMLAEPGAAWFECRNRSRYREGDHLILVGEVEHCGYTDAPPLVYHAGGFDLTPALPR; encoded by the coding sequence ATGACCGCAACGCCCACTGCCACCGACCCCGCCCACTTCCGCACCACGCTGGGCCGCTTCGCCACCGGCGTGACCATCGTCACGACGCGCGACGCGGCCGGCGCCCCGGCCGGCCTGACCGTCAGTTCCTTCAACTCGGTCTCGCTCGAGCCGCCGCTGGTGCTCTGGAGCCTCTCGCTGACCTCGTCCTCGCTGCCCCTCTTCGAGCAGTGCGACCGCTACGTCGTGAACGTGCTGGCGGCGGGACAGCTCTCGCTGGCCTCGCGCTTCGCGCGCGGCACGGCCGCCGAACGCTTCCAGGACCTGACGCTGGCCGAGGCCCCTGGCGGCGCGCCCATGCTGGCCGAACCCGGCGCGGCGTGGTTCGAATGCCGCAACCGCAGCCGCTACCGTGAAGGCGACCACCTGATACTGGTGGGCGAAGTGGAGCACTGCGGCTATACCGACGCGCCGCCGCTGGTCTATCACGCCGGCGGCTTCGACCTCACCCCCGCACTGCCGCGATGA
- a CDS encoding NAD(P)/FAD-dependent oxidoreductase — MSHAFDIDCVVIGAGVVGLAVARELALAGRDVLVAEASEAIGTGTSSRNSEVIHAGIYYPAGSLKAKLCVEGKHLLYAYCAERGIPHARLGKLIVATRPEQNAQLEGIAARARANGVDDLRQIDAAEARALEPALHCTAALLSPSTGIVDSHALMLAFQGDAENAGAQCVFHTPLLSGRLRPHGGFDLQFGGEDGMHLSCATLVNAAGLHAPTLARRIEGLPPDTLPQAYLCKGSYFTLSGRAPFSRLIYPVPQAAGLGVHLTLDMGGQAKFGPDTQWIEHEDYSLDPARADVFYEAVRAYWPGLPDGALAPGYTGIRPKISAPDAPAADFVIAGPAIHGVPGLVNLFGIESPGLTASLAIARAAAAALLS; from the coding sequence ATGAGCCACGCCTTCGACATCGACTGCGTGGTGATCGGCGCGGGCGTCGTCGGCCTGGCCGTGGCGCGGGAACTGGCGCTGGCCGGACGCGACGTGCTGGTTGCCGAAGCCAGCGAAGCCATCGGCACCGGCACCAGCTCGCGCAATTCCGAAGTGATCCATGCCGGCATCTATTACCCTGCCGGCAGCCTGAAGGCGAAGCTCTGCGTCGAAGGCAAGCACCTGCTGTACGCCTATTGCGCCGAACGCGGCATCCCGCACGCACGCCTGGGCAAGCTCATCGTCGCCACGCGCCCCGAACAGAATGCCCAGCTGGAAGGCATCGCCGCCCGGGCACGCGCCAACGGCGTGGATGACCTGCGCCAGATCGATGCCGCCGAGGCGCGCGCGCTGGAGCCGGCCTTGCACTGCACGGCCGCGCTGCTGTCGCCGTCGACGGGCATCGTGGACAGCCACGCGCTGATGCTCGCCTTCCAGGGCGACGCCGAAAACGCGGGCGCACAATGCGTCTTCCATACGCCGCTGCTGTCCGGCCGCTTGCGGCCTCACGGCGGCTTCGACTTGCAGTTCGGTGGCGAGGACGGCATGCATCTGTCCTGTGCCACGCTGGTCAACGCAGCGGGCCTGCATGCGCCCACCCTGGCGCGGCGCATCGAAGGCCTGCCGCCGGACACCCTGCCCCAGGCCTATCTGTGCAAAGGCAGTTATTTCACACTGAGCGGCCGCGCGCCGTTTTCGCGGCTGATCTATCCCGTCCCGCAAGCCGCCGGCCTGGGCGTGCACCTGACGCTGGACATGGGCGGCCAGGCCAAGTTCGGCCCGGACACCCAGTGGATCGAGCACGAGGACTACAGCCTGGACCCCGCGCGCGCGGATGTGTTCTACGAGGCCGTGCGCGCCTATTGGCCAGGCCTGCCCGACGGCGCCCTGGCGCCGGGCTACACCGGCATCCGGCCCAAGATCTCCGCCCCTGACGCCCCCGCCGCCGACTTCGTCATCGCCGGACCCGCCATCCATGGCGTGCCCGGGCTGGTGAACCTGTTCGGCATAGAATCACCGGGACTGACCGCCAGCCTGGCGATCGCCCGGGCCGCCGCGGCCGCCCTGCTTTCCTGA
- the purU gene encoding formyltetrahydrofolate deformylase → MSQHNDFILTLSCPDRTGIVYRVSGLLFELQGNILDAQQFGDEETGRFFLRVHFDLPQDIDADTLRARFSTLAADYGMDWQIHDARRKARLLIMVSKQGHCLNDLVFRTHSGQLPVEIAAVVSNHPDFAPLAQSYGIPFHHLPVTPDTKAQQEQQILALAERERIDLVVLARYMQILSPDLCRALSGRAINIHHSFLPSFKGARPYHQAHTRGVKIIGATAHYVTPDLDEGPIIEQDIERVDHTLSAADLAQVGSDVESLVLSRAVRSHVEHRILLNGHRTVVFR, encoded by the coding sequence ATGTCGCAACACAACGATTTCATCCTGACCCTCTCCTGCCCGGACCGCACCGGCATCGTCTACCGCGTGAGCGGCCTGCTGTTCGAGCTCCAGGGCAACATCCTGGACGCGCAGCAGTTCGGCGACGAAGAGACGGGCCGCTTCTTCCTGCGCGTGCACTTCGACCTGCCGCAGGACATCGACGCCGACACGCTGCGCGCCCGGTTTTCGACGCTGGCCGCCGACTACGGCATGGACTGGCAGATCCACGACGCGCGCCGCAAGGCGCGCCTGCTGATCATGGTCAGCAAGCAGGGCCACTGCCTGAACGACCTGGTATTCCGCACGCACAGCGGCCAGTTGCCGGTGGAGATCGCCGCGGTGGTGTCCAACCACCCCGACTTCGCGCCGCTTGCGCAGTCCTACGGCATTCCTTTCCATCACCTGCCGGTCACACCCGACACCAAGGCGCAGCAGGAGCAACAGATCCTGGCGCTGGCCGAGCGCGAGCGCATCGACCTGGTGGTGCTGGCCCGCTACATGCAGATCCTGTCGCCCGACCTGTGCCGCGCGCTGTCGGGCCGCGCCATCAACATCCATCACAGCTTCCTGCCCAGCTTCAAGGGCGCGCGCCCGTATCACCAGGCCCACACCCGCGGCGTGAAGATCATCGGCGCCACGGCCCATTACGTCACGCCGGACCTGGACGAAGGCCCCATCATCGAACAGGACATCGAGCGCGTGGACCACACGCTGAGCGCGGCGGACCTGGCCCAGGTGGGCAGCGACGTGGAATCGCTGGTGCTGTCGCGCGCCGTGCGCAGCCATGTCGAGCACCGCATCCTGCTGAACGGCCACCGCACGGTCGTCTTCCGCTGA
- a CDS encoding plasmid pRiA4b ORF-3 family protein yields MASDITREHSCEAGNVSHAKAASCRGAALVLRIELRQIQPVIYRTIVVPSRITLRKLHVTILLAMGWQGGHLHEFVINGVRYGEPDPDYPQAGLQSEKRVSLNKVIQGASSFDYVYDLGDHWEHEIQVLDATEFNEPLGGPWCLEGANACPPEDVGGEPGYMHFLQAISDPNHPEHDDMLLWHGKRFDLTAFDLQEVNQRMMQIWE; encoded by the coding sequence ATGGCATCCGACATCACCCGAGAGCACAGTTGCGAAGCAGGCAACGTGAGCCATGCGAAAGCCGCGTCCTGTCGGGGCGCGGCGCTGGTGTTACGTATCGAACTGCGCCAAATCCAGCCCGTCATCTACCGCACGATCGTTGTGCCCAGCCGGATCACGCTGCGTAAGTTGCACGTGACCATCCTGCTGGCGATGGGCTGGCAAGGTGGACACCTGCACGAGTTCGTCATCAACGGCGTGCGTTACGGTGAACCCGACCCGGACTATCCGCAAGCCGGCCTGCAAAGCGAAAAGCGCGTAAGTCTGAATAAGGTCATCCAAGGCGCCAGTAGCTTCGATTATGTCTACGACTTAGGGGACCACTGGGAGCACGAAATTCAAGTGCTGGATGCGACCGAGTTCAACGAACCGCTGGGCGGACCGTGGTGCCTGGAAGGGGCCAATGCTTGCCCGCCGGAGGACGTCGGCGGAGAACCCGGCTATATGCACTTCCTGCAAGCCATCTCCGATCCCAACCACCCCGAGCACGACGATATGTTGCTTTGGCACGGCAAGCGCTTCGACCTTACCGCCTTCGACCTGCAGGAGGTCAACCAGCGAATGATGCAGATATGGGAGTAA